In one Paenibacillus sp. JQZ6Y-1 genomic region, the following are encoded:
- a CDS encoding ABC transporter substrate-binding protein codes for MTHPSRVQSDSSQSMFARFKAPKTAALVMSFILGTSILAGCSGSAEPQVGSAESAANVSKEGFPIVKEKITLSMMGPDVGMQNWKDMPAFQEMEKLSNISFQFENPPLDSFETKKNLVFASGEYPDIFYASSLTQADEVNYGSQGILLPLEDLIDNGYAPNLKKVLDEHPEIRKSITTPDGHIYSLPVINEQSIWYRSPMWYNGDFLEALNVKDTDLPTTTDELYDLLVRFRDEDPNGNGKKDEIPLASVKLDDIRSWLLGAWGIYGEDIYNDANGKVHFARTEDGYREFLTYMNRLWSENLLDHETFSQTPDQKKAKGANNQLGLFQDWHAYFTHGGKPTTKDPMFIPVKSDAVDKPAVAVHPGLSTGAFAITESNPAPEASLRWVDYMYSYDGAMLFDKGPEGLMYETVNKEDHTKKWKPLPSEYNSREDYRGTLTPNYGTPAPTLLSQDLQKGLKEDFDMWVDKQNEEKILAYDPQPPFPILYLTQEEQAEISSLRADMDTYIQQMEAKFVTGQEPLTGWDNYLATVKQMGSDRIIEIYQTAYDRWKNS; via the coding sequence ATGACTCACCCATCCCGTGTTCAATCCGATTCATCCCAATCGATGTTCGCCCGGTTCAAAGCGCCCAAAACAGCTGCGCTGGTCATGTCTTTTATTCTCGGCACCTCCATTCTTGCCGGCTGCTCCGGCTCCGCTGAACCGCAGGTGGGCAGCGCCGAATCGGCTGCCAATGTGAGCAAAGAAGGCTTCCCGATTGTTAAGGAAAAGATTACGCTCAGTATGATGGGACCAGACGTAGGGATGCAAAACTGGAAAGACATGCCCGCTTTTCAGGAAATGGAAAAGCTAAGCAATATCTCCTTCCAGTTCGAAAACCCGCCGCTGGATAGCTTTGAAACGAAAAAGAATCTGGTATTCGCCAGTGGTGAATATCCAGACATCTTCTACGCCTCTTCGCTAACACAGGCGGATGAAGTCAATTACGGCAGTCAAGGCATTCTGCTGCCGCTAGAAGACCTGATCGACAATGGTTACGCGCCGAACCTGAAAAAAGTACTCGACGAGCATCCTGAGATCCGCAAGTCGATCACCACACCAGACGGACATATCTACTCCCTGCCGGTTATCAATGAGCAGAGCATCTGGTATCGCAGTCCAATGTGGTATAACGGCGACTTCTTGGAAGCGCTAAATGTAAAAGATACCGATCTCCCAACCACGACAGATGAGCTGTATGATCTGCTCGTACGCTTCCGTGATGAAGATCCGAATGGCAATGGCAAAAAGGACGAAATTCCACTCGCCTCCGTTAAGCTGGACGATATTCGTTCATGGCTGCTGGGCGCATGGGGCATCTATGGGGAAGACATCTACAACGATGCCAACGGCAAAGTGCATTTTGCCCGTACGGAAGATGGTTATCGTGAATTCCTGACCTATATGAACCGTCTGTGGAGCGAGAATCTGCTGGATCACGAAACCTTCTCACAAACACCAGACCAGAAAAAGGCAAAAGGCGCTAATAACCAGCTCGGTCTGTTCCAAGATTGGCACGCATACTTCACCCATGGCGGCAAACCAACGACCAAAGATCCGATGTTCATTCCAGTGAAAAGTGATGCTGTCGATAAGCCTGCTGTAGCCGTGCATCCGGGTCTATCCACTGGTGCATTCGCGATTACCGAAAGCAATCCGGCTCCCGAAGCTTCCTTGCGCTGGGTTGACTATATGTACAGCTATGACGGCGCCATGCTGTTTGACAAAGGACCGGAAGGTCTAATGTACGAGACCGTCAACAAAGAAGATCATACGAAGAAGTGGAAGCCGTTACCGAGCGAATATAACAGCCGTGAAGACTATCGCGGTACGTTGACGCCGAACTATGGCACACCTGCTCCTACCCTGCTGAGTCAGGATTTGCAAAAAGGATTGAAGGAAGATTTTGATATGTGGGTAGACAAGCAAAATGAGGAGAAAATCCTCGCCTATGATCCGCAGCCTCCATTCCCGATCCTGTATCTGACGCAAGAGGAACAAGCAGAGATTTCCAGTCTACGCGCCGATATGGATACGTACATCCAGCAGATGGAAGCCAAATTCGTTACTGGTCAAGAGCCACTCACTGGCTGGGACAACTATCTCGCTACAGTGAAACAAATGGGTAGCGACCGGATCATCGAGATTTACCAAACAGCTTATGATCGCTGGAAAAACAGCTAA
- a CDS encoding S-layer homology domain-containing protein: protein MKKWMIWCLAIMIALPSAAATPVYADDNDTSTTTNTDTTSNNSTVSSDTYSTNNSSTSTENTNPSTSGGGGTVTTAATTNQPIINLIGDSSVRMKIGTTFADPGTTVQDDVYNDLSAKVTYTLNNQPVDSINTNATGTYVIHYNVTTSDDRVANEVTRTVSIVNVGDYIDLSSIYVPNAYGMTYHEDYVYVAQRETGLARVNLYSGKIETIISSNQSFMAVALDSAGNLFYTVDGGSTIYQLNHSNLDNLPLSESDFNAKKSVYFSSNNYQSFYGLTFDNQNNLYFTDFSSKGIVKLPVNSLTPQTVLSGFSTSFVSLTIDPLGNLYAGGRDSKLYRINSSLLQSLPLDANSLVNINNANYNRIYGMFFTPDGTSYIGPSFTKNSGSTLIPVITLNAPSKITVTQYDTFLDPGVTVTPSKYDGLKQTVTYTLNGVSVPSVDTSVVGTYIIHYNASISSQYVAKEVTCEVTVQPGPSQLSEVQVNNALGLAYYNGDVYYADFALGISKISTKTFKVTPITKTNNTIVVAIAFNKNGDMFYSLEGQDTIYKLDHSYVSDPDRLPLYDEDLADYSKTYYKAPLDTSNDSYSTSIKGLAFDQNDRLYFAVQMENELRSKSNIMRFPSDSATTPELVATYPARAYGLTISPLGNLYVNVGFTGLYKADASLLNNLPISATQFKSIGDIKQSYGVVFLPDLTGYTSLVETPTLKKLSFLDSRAVTSVKLNQSTLTFTEGDLPALLTASTLPANATDTQLVWKSSNEQVATVQNGIVTPVGKGTAEISVYVANQPDVSDTATITVNAKPVIIEPVIVKDDKKKTNSLIKLGVDGGVGKTYVPSTASESRSTQFDGSTLRTITFDADTMPSAINLLKSMNESTVRLNIPTIDNLNLNTDINLPVNVSHAISNNDMNLNINTNKIQLSIPSSSMLNVNQDIKLNINVLDTYKDMINQKLRAANMELVKQIVGNGDLSAVSQPIDIVTNFQNRPVDVLIPLDTVKVPSLSVVKDLYVYVAHSDGSQEFIKPIEITDDSGNTLLKINTSKFSTFTVMQVSSASTPTTTDTTPVTGTNPANTSGIVKPAYIEGYPDGTFRPNNSLTRAELASLLYRLQATSSNAGTVKSFKDVSSSFWANQAIQSMQSAGLMSGLPNGTFAPSKPLTRAEMAIILSRWQGLSGQGGTTFAKDINGHWAEREIKLVLTAGLMQGISPSSFQPNAPLTRAQAVTILNKILEKTAVLSARPTPWKDVPSSHWAYADIMEASNSYSLK, encoded by the coding sequence ATGAAAAAATGGATGATTTGGTGTTTGGCGATTATGATCGCCCTGCCGAGCGCAGCAGCTACACCTGTCTATGCCGATGATAACGATACATCGACGACGACAAACACGGATACAACGAGCAACAACAGTACGGTTTCATCGGATACGTACTCAACAAACAATTCTTCAACATCTACCGAGAATACAAATCCTTCGACTTCTGGAGGCGGCGGTACAGTAACTACAGCCGCTACAACGAACCAACCAATTATCAATCTGATTGGCGACAGCAGTGTTCGTATGAAGATTGGTACAACGTTTGCTGATCCAGGCACAACGGTACAGGACGATGTATACAATGACCTCTCCGCAAAGGTAACGTATACACTCAATAACCAACCGGTTGATTCCATCAATACTAATGCAACAGGCACTTACGTGATTCACTACAATGTGACCACTTCTGACGACCGTGTTGCGAATGAAGTTACACGTACGGTAAGTATTGTAAATGTTGGCGATTATATCGATTTGTCCAGTATTTACGTACCTAATGCTTACGGAATGACTTATCACGAAGATTATGTCTATGTTGCACAGCGTGAAACTGGATTAGCACGCGTCAATCTGTATAGTGGCAAAATTGAAACGATCATTAGCTCCAACCAATCCTTTATGGCGGTCGCGCTTGATTCTGCCGGTAATCTTTTTTATACCGTGGACGGCGGCTCTACCATCTACCAATTGAATCACAGTAATCTGGACAATCTTCCTCTGAGCGAAAGTGATTTCAATGCTAAAAAGAGTGTGTATTTCTCCTCTAATAATTACCAATCATTTTATGGTCTGACGTTTGATAACCAGAATAACCTCTATTTCACGGATTTCAGTTCTAAAGGTATTGTGAAGCTGCCTGTCAATTCACTCACTCCGCAAACGGTACTGAGTGGTTTCTCCACCTCCTTTGTCAGCCTCACTATAGATCCACTTGGCAATTTGTATGCAGGCGGCAGAGATAGCAAATTGTACCGGATCAATTCCAGTTTGCTTCAATCCCTCCCTCTTGACGCAAATAGTCTTGTGAATATCAACAACGCTAATTATAATCGCATTTACGGCATGTTTTTTACACCAGATGGTACATCGTATATCGGTCCCTCTTTTACAAAGAATTCAGGATCTACACTTATTCCAGTCATTACGCTGAATGCACCCTCAAAAATCACGGTTACTCAATATGATACCTTCTTAGATCCGGGTGTAACCGTTACGCCAAGTAAATACGATGGTCTGAAACAGACTGTAACGTACACATTGAATGGTGTCTCCGTTCCAAGCGTCGACACGAGTGTTGTGGGTACGTATATCATTCATTATAATGCTTCGATTTCATCACAGTATGTCGCCAAAGAAGTGACTTGTGAAGTCACCGTTCAACCTGGACCATCACAATTGAGTGAGGTGCAAGTGAATAATGCGTTGGGACTTGCTTATTATAATGGCGATGTCTATTATGCCGATTTTGCTCTTGGCATTTCCAAAATTTCAACCAAAACATTTAAAGTTACACCAATTACCAAAACCAATAATACGATTGTAGTAGCAATTGCGTTCAATAAAAATGGCGATATGTTCTACTCGCTTGAAGGTCAAGACACGATTTACAAATTGGATCATTCTTATGTGAGCGATCCAGATAGACTGCCATTGTATGACGAAGATCTTGCAGATTACAGCAAAACGTATTACAAAGCACCATTGGACACATCCAATGATTCGTATTCAACGTCTATCAAAGGCTTGGCTTTTGATCAGAACGACCGTCTGTACTTCGCGGTGCAAATGGAAAATGAGCTACGATCCAAGTCTAACATCATGCGTTTCCCTTCCGATTCTGCAACCACTCCTGAGCTGGTAGCTACGTATCCAGCAAGAGCGTACGGTCTGACCATTAGCCCTCTGGGCAACCTGTATGTGAATGTAGGATTCACTGGTCTGTATAAAGCGGATGCTTCCTTACTGAATAATCTTCCGATATCTGCCACTCAATTCAAATCAATCGGTGATATCAAGCAATCGTACGGTGTTGTATTCCTGCCAGATCTTACAGGCTACACTAGCTTAGTAGAGACTCCAACGTTGAAAAAACTTAGCTTCTTGGACTCCCGTGCAGTCACAAGTGTTAAGCTGAATCAATCGACGCTTACGTTTACAGAAGGTGATCTCCCTGCTCTGCTCACTGCAAGCACTCTGCCAGCTAATGCGACAGATACACAGCTTGTTTGGAAAAGCAGTAATGAACAAGTAGCTACGGTTCAAAACGGTATCGTGACTCCAGTCGGCAAAGGAACGGCAGAGATCTCCGTCTATGTAGCGAACCAGCCCGATGTGTCCGATACAGCGACGATTACAGTCAATGCGAAGCCTGTGATCATAGAGCCTGTGATCGTAAAAGATGACAAAAAGAAAACGAACAGCTTAATCAAACTAGGCGTAGATGGTGGCGTAGGTAAAACGTACGTGCCTTCCACAGCTAGCGAATCCCGCTCCACTCAATTCGATGGCAGTACATTGCGTACGATCACATTTGATGCAGACACCATGCCATCTGCCATCAATTTGCTGAAAAGCATGAATGAATCGACTGTTCGCTTGAATATCCCTACCATCGACAATTTGAATTTGAATACCGATATTAACTTGCCGGTGAATGTATCCCATGCCATCAGCAACAATGACATGAACTTGAACATTAATACGAATAAGATTCAGCTTTCCATCCCATCCAGTTCCATGCTTAATGTCAATCAAGATATCAAACTCAACATCAATGTACTTGATACGTACAAAGACATGATCAACCAGAAACTACGCGCCGCAAACATGGAACTTGTAAAACAAATTGTTGGCAATGGTGATCTGTCTGCTGTTAGCCAACCAATCGACATCGTTACGAACTTCCAGAATAGACCTGTCGATGTATTGATCCCACTAGATACCGTTAAAGTACCGAGCCTTTCCGTCGTGAAAGATCTGTATGTCTATGTAGCGCATAGTGACGGTAGCCAGGAATTTATCAAGCCTATCGAAATTACTGATGATTCCGGCAATACTCTTTTGAAAATCAATACAAGCAAATTTAGTACGTTTACCGTGATGCAAGTGAGTAGCGCTTCGACTCCTACGACCACGGATACTACACCTGTAACAGGTACGAACCCTGCCAATACAAGCGGTATCGTTAAACCTGCTTATATTGAAGGCTACCCGGATGGAACATTCCGTCCAAACAACAGCCTGACTCGTGCAGAGCTCGCTTCCCTGCTCTATCGTTTGCAAGCAACAAGCAGCAATGCAGGAACCGTGAAAAGCTTCAAGGATGTATCATCTAGCTTCTGGGCAAATCAAGCGATTCAATCCATGCAGTCTGCTGGACTGATGAGCGGCTTGCCAAACGGTACGTTTGCACCATCCAAGCCCCTCACTCGCGCGGAAATGGCGATCATTTTGAGCCGCTGGCAAGGTCTTAGCGGTCAAGGCGGTACCACATTCGCAAAAGACATCAATGGTC